A window from Mixophyes fleayi isolate aMixFle1 chromosome 12, aMixFle1.hap1, whole genome shotgun sequence encodes these proteins:
- the CDKN3 gene encoding cyclin-dependent kinase inhibitor 3: protein MKSEFDSSDEEPTEYEQTPFEVSWLSLEPVNYAHVLGISPLPGCKFKNIRRNLLQNIEEMKRQAIQDVFVLCTLSELSLYRVPTLLQEYRTQGFVVHHYPFLDGDAPQYDVCHQILKDLQTCMDNSRKTLIHCFGGLGRSCLIAACLLLHMSNSITPQETIDLVRDVRGPGAIQTIKQYNFVNEFRENMACSQPRSEETRRSLSR, encoded by the exons ATGAAGAGTGAATTTGACTCTTCAGACGAGGAACCTACTGAATATGAACAAACACCGTTTGAAGTGTCCTG GCTCAGCCTGGAACCTGTAAACTATGCTCATGTGTTAGGAATCAGCCCTCTTCCAG GATGCAAGTTTAAAAACATCCGACGGAACCTACTTCAAAATATAG AGGAGATGAAGCGACAGGCAATCCAGGatgtgtttgtattgtgtacactGTCCGAGCTCTCGTTGTATCGCGTTCCAACGCTATTACAAGAATATCGCACGCAGGGTTTTGTCGTACATCACTACCCGTTCCTTGATGGAGACGCGCCACAATATGACGTGTGCCACCAAATCCTGAAAGACCTACAGACCTGCATGGACAATAGCAGGAAGACGTTAATACA CTGTTTCGGTGGTTTGGGACGCTCCTGTCTCA TTGCCGCATGTTTATTACTGCACATGAGCAACTCCATCACCCCACAGGAAACAATAGATCTTGTTCGAGATGTGAGGGGTCCAGGAGCCATACAAACCATTAAG CAATATAATTTTGTGAACGAGTTTCGTGAAAACATGGCCTGTTCTCAGCCAAGATCAGAAGAGACCAGACGTTCTCTGTCAAGATGA